One segment of Massilia sp. Se16.2.3 DNA contains the following:
- a CDS encoding DegT/DnrJ/EryC1/StrS family aminotransferase, whose translation MLANPLPVRPVIPLAPILSASSFRRAGGARAATVLDAGEYRLVTSGRVAIGLALREIGVKEGETVLVPAYHSPSMIPPVLWRGAQPVFYRVGADGAADLADLAAKITANTRALMVTHYFGFPRRWRRSARSATRAASP comes from the coding sequence ATGCTTGCGAATCCGCTTCCCGTACGGCCCGTCATTCCCCTGGCACCCATCCTCTCCGCGTCCTCGTTCCGGCGCGCTGGCGGTGCGCGGGCAGCGACCGTGCTCGATGCGGGAGAATACCGCCTGGTGACGAGCGGGCGGGTGGCGATCGGCCTGGCCCTGCGCGAAATCGGCGTCAAGGAAGGCGAGACCGTGCTGGTGCCCGCCTACCACAGCCCCTCGATGATCCCGCCCGTGCTCTGGCGCGGCGCCCAGCCCGTGTTCTACCGGGTGGGCGCGGACGGCGCAGCCGACCTGGCCGACCTGGCGGCGAAGATCACGGCGAATACGCGCGCGCTGATGGTCACCCATTACTTCGGGTTCCCCCGGAGATGGCGCCGATCCGCGCGCTCTGCGACGCGCGCGGCATCGCCCTGA
- a CDS encoding GNAT family N-acetyltransferase: MSWTLYPARDFPRHIETWTGLHATLGPRHATVLLSAPFVAPLVAQFGREGDLLACWRQGGTVRAMAIVRPGRRGAWATFQPAQAPIGLWLQQEGLDTERLARALLGALPGFPLIPALTQMDPYLAPRPADGPCTRTLDYIDTARVTVRGSFDDYWNARGKNLRGNLKKQRARLEREGVATRMEVERQPGAMAQMVADYARLESAGWKGAEGTAVRADNAQGRYYHAMLENLAAQGKAGVYRYYFDEQLVAMDLCVEDGESIVVLKTAYDESVPSNLSPTLLMREEATRALFNEGRLERIEFYGRVMEWHTRWTEEVRTMYHVNYYRWPGLGRLHTLLDARNRPAQQPTTSL; this comes from the coding sequence ATGAGCTGGACCCTGTACCCGGCGCGCGACTTCCCACGCCATATCGAGACCTGGACGGGTCTGCACGCCACCCTCGGCCCGCGCCACGCGACGGTGCTGCTGTCGGCGCCATTCGTCGCGCCCTTGGTCGCCCAGTTCGGGCGCGAAGGCGACCTGCTGGCCTGCTGGCGCCAGGGCGGCACGGTTCGGGCGATGGCGATCGTGCGCCCTGGCCGGCGCGGCGCCTGGGCCACCTTCCAGCCGGCGCAGGCGCCCATCGGCCTGTGGCTGCAACAGGAGGGGCTCGATACCGAACGGCTGGCGCGCGCCCTGCTTGGCGCCCTGCCCGGCTTTCCGCTGATCCCGGCGCTGACGCAAATGGACCCGTATCTCGCGCCGCGGCCCGCCGATGGCCCCTGCACCCGCACGCTCGACTACATCGACACCGCGCGCGTGACTGTACGGGGCAGCTTCGACGATTACTGGAATGCGCGTGGCAAGAACCTGCGCGGCAACCTGAAGAAGCAGCGCGCACGGCTGGAACGCGAAGGCGTCGCCACCCGCATGGAGGTCGAGCGCCAGCCGGGCGCCATGGCGCAGATGGTAGCGGACTACGCGCGCCTGGAAAGCGCCGGCTGGAAAGGCGCCGAAGGCACGGCGGTGCGGGCCGACAATGCGCAGGGGCGCTACTATCACGCCATGCTGGAAAACCTGGCCGCCCAGGGCAAGGCCGGCGTCTACCGCTATTATTTCGACGAGCAGCTGGTGGCCATGGATTTGTGCGTCGAGGATGGCGAAAGCATCGTCGTGCTCAAGACGGCCTACGACGAGAGCGTGCCCTCGAACCTGTCGCCGACCCTGCTCATGCGCGAGGAAGCGACGCGCGCCCTGTTTAACGAAGGGCGCCTCGAGCGCATCGAGTTCTACGGCCGCGTGATGGAATGGCATACGCGCTGGACGGAGGAGGTACGTACTATGTACCATGTCAATTATTACCGCTGGCCGGGGCTGGGCCGTCTGCACACCCTGCTCGATGCGCGCAACCGCCCGGCCCAACAACCGACGACGAGCCTATGA
- a CDS encoding acyl carrier protein: MKYLEEVKNILIDVLNLGESSQALDADSPLLGSLPELDSMAVVTLIGALEEHFGIAVDDDDISASTFATLGSLAAFVAERAD, translated from the coding sequence ATGAAGTACCTTGAAGAAGTCAAGAATATCCTGATCGACGTGCTGAACCTGGGCGAATCAAGCCAGGCGCTCGACGCCGATTCGCCGCTGCTGGGCAGCCTGCCCGAACTCGATTCGATGGCCGTGGTCACCCTGATCGGCGCACTGGAAGAGCATTTCGGCATCGCCGTCGACGACGACGACATCAGCGCCAGCACCTTCGCCACCCTCGGCAGCCTGGCCGCGTTCGTTGCCGAGCGCGCCGACTAG
- a CDS encoding hydrolase 1, exosortase A system-associated, which yields MLVVVGGPQYRAGSHRQFTLLARDLADAGIPALRFDYRGMGDSEGDLQTFEHVEDDLRAAIDRFFLEVPGMREVVLWGLCDGASAAAMYAPQDARVSGLVLLNPGYAPRRAPRAPPSSITTGRACSTRGCGKRSPAAASMRKPRCAGCGRTRARP from the coding sequence GTGCTGGTCGTCGTCGGCGGCCCGCAGTACCGCGCCGGCAGCCATCGCCAGTTCACCCTGCTCGCGCGCGACCTGGCCGATGCCGGCATTCCGGCGCTGCGCTTCGACTACCGCGGCATGGGCGACAGCGAGGGCGACTTGCAAACCTTCGAGCACGTCGAAGACGACCTGCGCGCGGCGATCGACCGCTTCTTCCTCGAAGTGCCCGGGATGCGCGAAGTGGTGCTGTGGGGCCTGTGCGATGGCGCCTCGGCGGCGGCCATGTACGCACCACAGGATGCGCGCGTGTCGGGCCTCGTGCTGCTGAACCCCGGGTACGCACCGAGGCGGGCGCCGCGCGCGCCACCATCAAGCATTACTACCGGGCGCGCCTGTTCGACGCGCGGCTGTGGAAAAAGATCGCCAGCGGCGGCTTCGATGCGAAAGCCTCGCTGCGCGGGCTGTGGCAGGACGCGCGCAAGGCCTTGA
- a CDS encoding VOC family protein: MKRVTGIGGIFFHAQDPAALRAGYARHLGIEVLAWGGAALPPSAGHTIWSINAAEDGGFAPGRASFMINYRVDDLDALLAALRSEGCQVLDETSDSEYGKFGWVIDPEGNKVELWEPPAGQ; this comes from the coding sequence ATGAAACGCGTCACCGGCATCGGCGGTATCTTCTTCCACGCGCAAGACCCGGCTGCCCTGCGCGCCGGGTATGCGCGCCACCTCGGCATCGAGGTCCTGGCCTGGGGCGGCGCCGCCCTTCCACCCAGCGCCGGCCATACGATCTGGTCGATCAATGCCGCCGAGGATGGCGGCTTCGCACCAGGCCGCGCGTCCTTCATGATCAACTACCGCGTCGACGACCTCGACGCGCTGCTGGCGGCGCTGCGCAGCGAAGGCTGCCAGGTGCTCGACGAGACCAGCGACTCGGAATACGGCAAGTTCGGCTGGGTCATCGATCCCGAAGGCAACAAGGTCGAACTCTGGGAGCCGCCGGCGGGGCAGTAA
- a CDS encoding right-handed parallel beta-helix repeat-containing protein, with the protein MLCEARLAGQPGQRVGISFGGGGTGKRYCRDGRCITEHDGGTLRANLVAGCSDVGIYLNSAANTRIVDNTLLDTAGVQVRFPTSSATVDGNLVDGPIRSDDGGSVHPGDNLASAIAWLYVGRHPQRDLFFAPGRLDLRWHAGAPRRAAAPGSTDLCGGLRGAEASHGAFDDFRACLRAE; encoded by the coding sequence GTGCTGTGCGAAGCGCGCCTGGCCGGCCAGCCGGGGCAGCGGGTCGGCATCTCGTTTGGCGGCGGCGGCACCGGCAAGCGCTATTGCCGCGACGGGCGCTGCATCACCGAGCATGACGGCGGCACCCTGCGCGCCAACCTGGTGGCCGGCTGTTCCGATGTCGGCATCTACCTCAACAGCGCAGCGAACACGCGGATAGTGGACAACACCCTGCTCGACACGGCCGGGGTGCAGGTGCGCTTCCCGACCAGCAGCGCCACCGTCGATGGCAACCTGGTCGACGGTCCGATCCGCAGCGACGACGGCGGCAGCGTCCACCCTGGCGACAACCTCGCTAGCGCGATCGCCTGGCTGTACGTCGGGCGCCACCCGCAGCGCGATCTGTTCTTCGCGCCAGGCCGGCTCGACCTGCGCTGGCACGCCGGTGCGCCGCGCCGTGCGGCGGCGCCAGGCAGCACCGACCTGTGCGGCGGCCTGCGCGGCGCAGAGGCAAGCCATGGCGCCTTCGACGATTTCCGCGCCTGCCTGCGCGCCGAATAA
- the prsR gene encoding PEP-CTERM-box response regulator transcription factor translates to MTQNKQKLLIIEDDPGLQKQLKWSLDAYEVVVAGDREAALAQIRRHEPAVVTMDLGLPPDPDGSTEGLATLQQILALAPDTRVIVLTGNQDHANAVKAIGLGAYDFHQKPCDPEVLNLVIQRAFFLHELQQENRRMQQQQADSPMSGVISRAPSMLKICRNVEKVAPTSASVMLLGESGTGKEVLARAVHALSPRAKERFMAINCAAIPENLLESELFGYEKGAFTGAAKQTKGKVELAHGGTFFLDEVGDLPMPLQAKLLRFLQERVIERIGGHEEIPVDVRIVCATHQKLKELCAQGRFREDLYYRLSEIVVTIPPLREREGDAALLAHHFKNKFCAQESRGSLHFAPDAIAAIEAYNWPGNVREMENYIKRAVIMADGNTIVADDLGLPGEGLEEEPINLRQVRDEAEYKAIVKALARVDGNIVKASEILGISRPTMYDLMSRHNIKTAA, encoded by the coding sequence GTGACACAGAACAAGCAGAAACTCCTGATCATCGAAGACGACCCCGGCCTGCAAAAGCAGCTGAAGTGGAGCCTGGACGCCTATGAAGTCGTCGTCGCCGGCGATCGCGAAGCGGCGCTGGCGCAGATCCGCCGCCATGAGCCGGCGGTGGTGACGATGGACCTGGGCCTGCCGCCCGACCCGGACGGCTCGACCGAGGGCCTGGCGACCCTGCAGCAGATCCTGGCCCTGGCGCCGGACACGCGCGTGATCGTCCTGACCGGCAACCAGGACCATGCCAACGCCGTCAAGGCGATCGGCCTCGGTGCCTACGACTTCCACCAGAAGCCCTGCGACCCGGAAGTGCTGAACCTGGTGATCCAGCGCGCCTTCTTCCTGCACGAACTGCAGCAGGAAAACCGCCGCATGCAACAGCAGCAGGCCGACTCGCCGATGTCGGGCGTGATCTCGCGCGCGCCCTCGATGCTGAAGATCTGCCGCAACGTGGAAAAGGTCGCGCCGACCTCCGCTTCCGTCATGCTGCTGGGCGAATCGGGTACGGGTAAAGAAGTGCTGGCGCGCGCCGTCCACGCCCTCTCGCCGCGGGCGAAAGAGCGCTTCATGGCGATCAACTGCGCGGCCATTCCGGAAAACCTGCTCGAGAGCGAATTGTTCGGCTACGAGAAGGGCGCCTTTACCGGCGCGGCCAAGCAGACCAAGGGCAAGGTCGAACTGGCCCATGGCGGCACCTTCTTCCTCGACGAAGTAGGAGATTTGCCGATGCCGCTGCAAGCCAAGTTGCTGCGCTTCCTGCAGGAGCGCGTGATTGAGCGCATCGGCGGCCACGAAGAGATTCCGGTGGACGTGCGCATCGTCTGCGCGACCCACCAGAAACTCAAGGAGCTGTGCGCCCAAGGGCGCTTCCGCGAAGACTTGTATTACCGCCTGTCCGAAATCGTGGTGACCATTCCGCCGCTGCGCGAGCGCGAAGGCGACGCCGCCCTGCTGGCGCATCACTTCAAGAATAAATTCTGCGCCCAGGAGTCGCGCGGTTCGCTGCACTTCGCGCCGGACGCGATCGCCGCCATCGAAGCCTACAACTGGCCGGGCAATGTGCGCGAGATGGAAAACTACATCAAGCGCGCGGTGATCATGGCCGACGGGAACACCATCGTCGCCGACGACCTCGGCCTGCCGGGCGAGGGCCTGGAAGAAGAGCCGATCAACCTGCGGCAGGTGCGCGACGAGGCCGAGTACAAGGCCATCGTGAAAGCGCTGGCTCGCGTCGACGGCAACATCGTCAAGGCCTCCGAAATCCTCGGCATCAGCCGCCCGACCATGTACGACCTGATGAGCCGTCACAACATCAAGACCGCTGCATGA